One part of the Halovulum dunhuangense genome encodes these proteins:
- a CDS encoding patatin-like phospholipase family protein, translated as MSVDGEPFIALALSGGGARAMAFHLGCLRALHDRRILEKVKVISTVSGGSVIGATWAYRAGTFEEFEAHVGAILRRGLQREIMRALFCSLEGPKALGTLLVCGAPSLLVALLTLALSRLRKWLGAATEPAENALGAFSRSLPIWGSLTTAFEAALEKTLFGDHTIDQVARPGLTAIINACDLRTGTAFRFGSEKSGGWRYGELVGAKPTIAKAVAASAAFPLLLPPLVEAFEFDRKGKRHRKTVLLTDGGVFDNLGVSVLEPGRAHDSAFNYPVTHIISLNAGGGQFEGDERRYWWLGRVARSFEAVHRKAQDSVYQRLHKYAETGELRAFGMIYLGQQDHKLPWIPPDLVLRDQVRDYPTDFAPMSASNLDLLSRRGEQLTHLIVDRYLADLSE; from the coding sequence ATGTCCGTTGACGGCGAGCCGTTTATCGCTCTTGCGCTTTCGGGAGGCGGTGCCAGGGCAATGGCCTTCCATCTTGGCTGCCTTCGAGCCCTCCACGATCGGAGGATCCTAGAGAAGGTGAAGGTCATCTCGACCGTCTCCGGTGGCAGTGTCATTGGCGCGACTTGGGCATACCGTGCGGGGACCTTTGAAGAGTTCGAAGCGCACGTCGGGGCGATCCTCCGCCGAGGTCTGCAGCGGGAAATCATGAGGGCGTTGTTCTGCAGCCTGGAGGGACCGAAGGCCCTCGGCACACTCCTGGTATGCGGCGCGCCATCTTTGCTAGTGGCCTTGCTGACATTGGCCTTGTCACGCCTTCGGAAGTGGCTGGGTGCAGCGACTGAGCCCGCCGAGAACGCCCTCGGCGCTTTCTCACGAAGCCTGCCCATTTGGGGCAGCCTGACCACGGCATTCGAGGCGGCACTCGAAAAGACACTGTTCGGCGATCACACGATCGACCAGGTGGCGCGACCGGGCCTGACCGCCATCATAAACGCTTGCGACCTGCGCACTGGAACAGCATTCCGGTTCGGGTCGGAGAAATCCGGCGGCTGGCGATATGGCGAACTCGTCGGTGCCAAGCCGACGATAGCCAAGGCAGTCGCTGCTTCGGCCGCTTTCCCGCTTCTTCTGCCGCCGCTCGTCGAGGCATTCGAGTTCGATAGAAAGGGCAAGCGGCACCGTAAGACAGTCTTGCTCACGGATGGGGGTGTCTTCGACAATCTCGGCGTCTCAGTGCTTGAGCCCGGCAGGGCGCATGATTCCGCCTTCAACTATCCAGTCACTCACATAATCAGTCTCAATGCAGGAGGAGGCCAATTCGAGGGCGACGAACGCCGATACTGGTGGCTGGGTCGTGTCGCACGTTCGTTCGAGGCTGTCCATCGGAAGGCTCAGGACTCGGTCTATCAGCGGCTTCATAAGTATGCCGAGACCGGCGAACTTAGAGCATTCGGGATGATCTATCTCGGTCAGCAAGACCACAAGCTTCCGTGGATACCGCCGGATTTGGTCCTTCGGGATCAGGTGCGCGACTATCCCACCGATTTCG